One genomic window of Corynebacterium pseudotuberculosis includes the following:
- a CDS encoding multifunctional oxoglutarate decarboxylase/oxoglutarate dehydrogenase thiamine pyrophosphate-binding subunit/dihydrolipoyllysine-residue succinyltransferase subunit, with translation MSSASTFGQNDWLVDEMFQQFQKDPQSVDKEWRELSEEQGAPKKSGTPIENTSTQPTASAYKPTEVAAKSENKPAQSAAKTPKPEKKVKKTQPSPLERAGEMPQAGEQTLKGIYKAIAKNMDESLAVPTATSVRDMPVKLMFENRAIINEHLKRTKGGKVSFTHIIGYAVVKATMAHPDMNNYYSVVDGKPTIHTPEHINMGLAIDVQQKNGTRALVVAAIKEAEKLSFSEFVAKYEDIVARSRVGKLTMDDYSGVTISLTNPGGIGTRHSVPRLTQGQGAIIGVGSMDYPAEFAGASQDRLADLGVGKLVTITSTYDHRIIQGAESGEFLRTLSQLFIDDAFWDSIFKSVGIPYSPMRWAQDLPNTGIDKNTRVMQLIEAYRSRGHLIADTNPLRWQQPGMPIPDHRDLDIATHGLTLWDLDRTFNVGGFDGKECMTLREVLGKLRTAYTLKVGSEYTHILDRDERLWLQDRIETGMPKFTQPEQKYILQQLNAAQAFEDFLQTKYVGQKRFSLEGAEALIPLMDSAIDTAAGQGLDEVVIGMPHRGRLNVLVNVVGKPLATVFTEFEGHIEPKSAGGSGDVKYHLGAEGNHIQMFGDNEIKVSLAANPSHLEAVDPVLEGIARAKQDILDKGKDGYTVMPIMLHGDAAFAGLGIVQETLNLAQLRGYTVGGTVHIVVNNQIGFTTTPDSARSSHYATDLAKAYGCPVFHVNGDDPEAVVWVGKLATEYRREFGKDVFIDMISYRRRGHNEADDPSMTQPEMYKLIGARKTVREQYKENLLGRGELTAEDAEKVQRDFHDQMESIFNDVKESEKKPFKTQSGITSSQQVPHGLETNISREDLMEIAQAYATAPEGFEFHPRVAPVAQKRLSSAQNGGIDWGWAELIALGSLAAAGKFVRLTGEDSRRGTFTQRHAVVSDPRNGTEFNGLNELAERKGNGGKFLVYNSALTEYAGMGFEYGYSVGNGEAIVAWEAQFGDFANGAQTIIDEYVSSGEAKWGQKSSLILLLPHGYEGQGPDHSSARIERYLQLSAEGTMTVAQPTTPANYFHLLRRHALGGLKRPLIVFSPKSMLRMKTATSDVSDFTEVKKFQSVINDPRFAEGNLDPSKVKKIMLVSGKLYYDLAKRAEKDKREDVAIVRIEMLHPIPFNRLRDAFNYYPNANEIRFCQDEPANQGPWPFLHEHLPELIPDMPPMKRVSRRAQASTATGLNKVHAVEQSQLLDEAFAD, from the coding sequence GTGAGCAGCGCTAGTACTTTCGGCCAGAATGATTGGCTGGTAGACGAGATGTTCCAGCAGTTCCAGAAGGATCCGCAATCCGTAGATAAGGAATGGCGCGAACTTTCTGAAGAGCAGGGTGCACCCAAGAAATCGGGCACTCCCATAGAGAACACGTCCACTCAGCCCACAGCTTCGGCATACAAACCCACCGAAGTAGCAGCTAAGAGCGAAAATAAACCCGCCCAGTCGGCTGCTAAAACTCCTAAGCCCGAGAAAAAAGTGAAGAAAACTCAACCTTCCCCCCTGGAACGCGCAGGTGAGATGCCCCAAGCCGGAGAACAAACGCTCAAGGGCATTTACAAGGCCATTGCCAAGAATATGGATGAATCGCTCGCGGTTCCCACGGCAACCTCGGTTCGCGATATGCCGGTCAAGCTCATGTTTGAAAACCGAGCAATCATTAATGAGCACTTAAAGCGCACCAAGGGCGGAAAAGTCTCGTTCACACACATCATCGGTTATGCAGTGGTCAAGGCGACCATGGCTCACCCCGATATGAACAACTATTACTCAGTTGTTGATGGCAAGCCCACGATCCATACACCTGAGCACATCAACATGGGTCTAGCCATCGATGTGCAGCAGAAAAACGGCACTCGTGCGCTCGTCGTAGCGGCTATCAAGGAAGCAGAAAAACTCTCCTTCTCTGAGTTTGTAGCCAAATATGAGGACATCGTCGCACGCTCTCGCGTGGGCAAACTCACCATGGATGATTACTCCGGTGTGACAATCTCGCTGACTAACCCCGGTGGAATCGGTACCCGCCATTCTGTGCCTCGACTTACTCAAGGACAAGGCGCGATCATTGGCGTTGGGTCAATGGACTATCCAGCCGAATTCGCAGGAGCTTCCCAAGATCGACTCGCTGATCTTGGCGTGGGCAAGCTGGTGACTATTACGTCCACATACGATCACCGCATCATCCAGGGCGCTGAGTCCGGAGAATTCCTCCGCACCTTGAGTCAGCTATTCATCGACGATGCATTCTGGGACAGCATCTTTAAGTCCGTAGGAATCCCGTACTCCCCTATGCGCTGGGCGCAGGATCTTCCTAACACAGGCATAGACAAGAACACTCGCGTCATGCAGCTCATTGAGGCATATCGTTCCCGCGGTCACCTCATCGCAGACACCAACCCATTGCGTTGGCAGCAGCCGGGTATGCCGATACCAGATCACCGTGACCTAGATATCGCTACTCACGGACTCACGTTGTGGGATCTTGACCGAACCTTCAACGTTGGCGGCTTCGACGGCAAGGAATGCATGACCCTGCGTGAGGTGCTCGGTAAGCTACGCACCGCATACACGCTCAAAGTTGGTTCCGAATACACGCATATCCTCGATCGCGACGAACGGCTTTGGCTTCAAGATCGCATTGAGACCGGCATGCCTAAATTCACGCAGCCAGAGCAGAAATACATCCTGCAGCAGCTTAATGCGGCACAAGCCTTTGAGGACTTCCTACAAACCAAGTACGTCGGGCAAAAACGCTTCTCTCTTGAAGGCGCAGAAGCCCTCATCCCGCTCATGGATTCCGCCATCGACACAGCTGCCGGACAGGGCCTGGATGAAGTCGTTATCGGTATGCCACACCGCGGACGGCTCAACGTCCTAGTCAACGTAGTTGGAAAACCACTCGCGACTGTCTTTACCGAATTTGAAGGCCACATCGAGCCTAAGTCTGCCGGTGGCTCAGGTGACGTCAAATATCACCTCGGCGCAGAGGGCAATCATATTCAGATGTTCGGCGACAACGAGATCAAGGTCTCACTTGCTGCTAACCCCTCGCATCTCGAGGCCGTCGATCCAGTTCTGGAGGGAATCGCCCGCGCTAAGCAGGACATCCTAGACAAAGGCAAGGACGGGTACACCGTCATGCCAATAATGCTCCACGGTGATGCAGCTTTTGCTGGACTTGGCATTGTTCAAGAAACCCTGAACCTTGCCCAGCTGCGTGGTTACACAGTCGGCGGCACTGTTCACATCGTTGTGAACAACCAAATCGGTTTTACAACCACACCGGATTCTGCGCGTTCCAGTCACTATGCCACTGACTTGGCCAAGGCTTATGGCTGCCCGGTCTTCCACGTTAATGGCGACGACCCCGAGGCAGTCGTATGGGTAGGCAAGCTAGCCACCGAGTACCGTCGCGAATTTGGAAAAGACGTCTTCATCGATATGATCTCCTATCGTCGACGCGGGCACAATGAAGCCGACGATCCCTCGATGACGCAACCTGAGATGTACAAGCTTATCGGCGCTCGTAAGACCGTCCGTGAACAGTACAAGGAGAACCTTCTCGGCCGAGGTGAGCTCACGGCTGAAGACGCAGAAAAAGTTCAGCGTGACTTCCATGACCAGATGGAATCCATCTTCAACGACGTCAAAGAATCCGAGAAGAAGCCCTTCAAAACGCAATCAGGGATTACCTCTTCTCAGCAAGTCCCTCATGGTCTGGAAACCAACATCTCGCGTGAAGACCTTATGGAGATTGCACAGGCCTATGCCACCGCACCAGAAGGCTTTGAATTCCACCCACGCGTGGCACCAGTGGCCCAAAAGCGTCTTTCCTCGGCACAAAACGGCGGAATCGACTGGGGTTGGGCCGAGCTCATCGCTCTCGGTTCTCTCGCTGCAGCCGGAAAGTTCGTGCGGTTGACGGGTGAAGACTCTCGACGCGGAACCTTCACTCAGCGCCACGCGGTCGTCTCCGATCCGCGCAATGGCACAGAGTTCAACGGGCTGAATGAGCTCGCCGAGCGCAAGGGCAACGGCGGCAAGTTCCTCGTCTATAACTCCGCCCTTACCGAATATGCAGGTATGGGTTTTGAATATGGTTACTCCGTAGGAAACGGGGAAGCCATAGTCGCATGGGAAGCCCAATTCGGCGATTTTGCTAACGGCGCACAAACCATCATCGATGAGTACGTTTCTTCAGGTGAAGCAAAGTGGGGTCAAAAATCCTCATTGATCCTCCTACTCCCGCACGGTTACGAGGGCCAGGGGCCGGATCACTCTTCTGCTCGCATCGAGCGCTACCTACAGCTCAGCGCTGAAGGAACTATGACGGTAGCTCAGCCGACCACCCCGGCTAATTACTTCCACCTCTTGCGTCGCCACGCACTGGGCGGGCTGAAACGTCCATTGATCGTGTTTAGCCCCAAGTCCATGCTGCGTATGAAGACTGCCACCTCTGATGTTTCCGACTTCACCGAGGTAAAGAAGTTCCAGTCGGTCATCAATGACCCGCGTTTTGCTGAGGGCAATCTTGATCCTTCCAAGGTCAAGAAGATCATGTTGGTCTCGGGCAAACTCTACTATGATCTGGCCAAGCGTGCGGAAAAGGACAAGCGCGAAGACGTGGCAATCGTCCGCATCGAAATGCTGCATCCAATACCGTTCAATCGTCTCCGCGACGCATTCAACTACTATCCGAATGCCAACGAGATTCGTTTCTGCCAGGATGAACCTGCCAACCAGGGACCGTGGCCTTTCCTTCACGAACACCTGCCAGAGCTCATTCCTGATATGCCGCCGATGAAGCGCGTCTCTCGTCGTGCCCAGGCATCAACGGCAACGGGGCTGAACAAAGTCCATGCAGTGGAACAAAGCCAACTTCTCGACGAAGCATTCGCCGACTAG
- a CDS encoding magnesium transporter MgtE N-terminal domain-containing protein — MSQVTRVYAGRLAGMVVRGPDTDVIGRVRDVVVNVRPSGQMSRVLGLVVEMMNNRRIFLPMLRVAAIEPQEINLVSGSVSLRGYKPRHGEVAVVGDIIGSKVHVDDPELDQLHGRPVEVADVELERTRTRDWAISRVAVIGERPKFGRRPDLFTVPWSHVHGISAAGVGLSDAAAELIAGFEDMRPADVATVLYKLPERQRVTVASELDDDRLADVLQEMTEDRQAELLETLDIERAADVLEEMDPDDAADLLGELPDDKADVLLELMDPEESAPVRRLMSFSPDTVGALMTPEPLILAPQTTVAEALALARNPDLPTSLASLVFVVRPPTATPTGKYLGCVHLQKLLREPPSALISGILDPDLPPLYASDSQETAARYFATYNLVCGPVVDDENHLLGAVAVDDLLDHLLPDDWRETGIRPVTSTPKEG; from the coding sequence ATGAGTCAAGTGACACGAGTGTACGCCGGACGTCTCGCCGGAATGGTAGTGCGTGGACCAGACACAGATGTTATCGGTCGAGTCCGTGACGTGGTTGTTAATGTTCGTCCTAGCGGCCAGATGTCACGGGTCCTGGGTCTTGTGGTGGAAATGATGAATAATCGAAGAATTTTTCTGCCCATGTTGCGCGTCGCCGCTATCGAGCCACAGGAGATCAACCTCGTTTCTGGTTCGGTTTCACTGCGCGGTTATAAACCTCGGCATGGTGAAGTCGCAGTGGTTGGTGACATCATCGGTTCCAAAGTCCATGTTGATGACCCCGAGCTTGATCAATTGCATGGCCGTCCGGTTGAAGTTGCCGACGTAGAGCTAGAACGAACCCGAACTCGTGACTGGGCCATTTCTCGTGTCGCGGTGATCGGGGAACGTCCCAAGTTTGGACGCCGCCCTGATCTTTTTACCGTCCCATGGTCGCACGTGCATGGTATTTCCGCAGCCGGCGTTGGCCTTTCCGACGCTGCAGCAGAACTCATCGCGGGCTTTGAAGATATGCGCCCCGCAGACGTTGCCACGGTACTTTATAAGCTTCCAGAGCGCCAGCGTGTCACCGTCGCCAGTGAGCTTGACGACGACCGCCTCGCCGACGTCCTCCAGGAAATGACGGAAGACCGACAAGCCGAACTACTTGAGACCCTAGATATCGAGCGTGCGGCAGATGTTCTTGAGGAGATGGACCCTGACGACGCCGCCGACCTCCTAGGCGAGCTTCCCGACGACAAGGCCGACGTCCTTCTCGAGCTCATGGATCCAGAAGAATCCGCTCCAGTTCGTCGACTCATGAGCTTTAGCCCAGACACGGTGGGCGCGCTCATGACCCCGGAGCCGCTCATTCTTGCTCCCCAAACTACGGTTGCCGAAGCTCTCGCTCTGGCGAGGAACCCAGATCTTCCAACGTCCTTGGCATCCCTGGTGTTCGTCGTACGCCCTCCTACTGCCACACCCACTGGCAAGTACCTCGGATGCGTTCACTTGCAAAAACTTTTACGAGAACCCCCCAGCGCCCTGATCTCCGGAATCTTGGACCCAGATCTCCCGCCGCTGTACGCCAGCGATTCTCAAGAAACCGCCGCACGATACTTCGCCACGTACAACTTGGTGTGTGGTCCGGTGGTTGATGATGAAAACCACCTCCTAGGCGCTGTAGCAGTTGATGACCTTCTAGACCACCTCTTACCCGACGATTGGCGAGAAACCGGTATTCGTCCCGTGACATCTACTCCTAAGGAGGGCTAA
- a CDS encoding DUF1003 domain-containing protein — MAEYNRSDLDTPFLKKRRRFLKLDDDTVGAYAEKVARFFGTGTYLMWQTIFVALWVVLNCGVFVWQWDPYPFILLNLAFSTQAAYAAPLILLAQNRQEDRDRVSLNEDRRRAFETKADTEFITRELAGLRLAVGDMVSRDYLRHELEDLQNMLERLEAKLDDEAASRIALIHELNDTGHEEISDPTQGDLYDDEKNDYK, encoded by the coding sequence ATGGCAGAATACAACCGCTCTGACCTTGACACGCCCTTTTTAAAGAAGCGCCGCAGATTCCTTAAGCTTGACGACGACACCGTCGGCGCCTACGCCGAAAAGGTGGCACGATTCTTTGGAACTGGCACCTACCTGATGTGGCAAACCATCTTTGTTGCCCTCTGGGTGGTTCTCAACTGCGGAGTTTTTGTCTGGCAATGGGACCCCTATCCCTTCATTCTGCTCAACCTCGCGTTTTCTACGCAGGCTGCATACGCGGCCCCGCTCATCCTCCTAGCGCAGAACCGACAAGAAGACCGGGACCGCGTGTCGCTGAACGAAGATCGCCGGAGAGCTTTTGAGACAAAGGCTGACACCGAGTTCATCACACGAGAACTTGCCGGTTTGCGTCTAGCGGTTGGCGACATGGTCTCTCGCGACTATTTAAGGCACGAGCTTGAAGATCTTCAAAACATGCTCGAACGCCTTGAAGCAAAACTTGACGACGAAGCAGCATCTAGAATCGCCCTCATTCACGAGCTCAATGACACTGGCCACGAGGAAATATCCGATCCTACTCAAGGCGATCTCTACGACGACGAGAAGAACGACTACAAATAA